From Pseudomonadota bacterium, a single genomic window includes:
- a CDS encoding 1-deoxy-D-xylulose-5-phosphate synthase, translating to MKYLDKIESPADLRQLPLEALPEVAEELRQFILEKISRIGGHLGAALGTIELSVALHYAFESPTDRIVWDVGHQAHGHKVLTGRRDRFHTLKQEGGLSGFLKRSESEHDIFGAGHASTSISAALGIREGLRLKDGPGKVVALIGDGGLTGGMAFEALNHVGALKRDMIVVLNDNGMSISPNVGAMSEWLSRKLVGQPMTRWRRRVRHVLEAFDDHGQDAIRVIEHLLDATKAAVVGPGALFEGLGFEYVGPIDGHDVVVLVETFRNARELERPVLIHAMTSKGKGCPGVEDDIERKHAVSPFDLESGKSLNPSKGGGAPPYTDVFGDTLCELARSDPRIVAITAAMAQGTGLVPFAEEFPSRFYDVGIAEQHGVTFAAGLAVEGFRPVAAIYSTFLQRAIDQVEHDVCLQHLPVVFCLDRAGLVGPDGATHHGVFDISYLRMIPDLALMAPKNEDELRHLLLTAINSGKPVAMRYPRGNGVGVPLDGPPRELPWGKGEVVHETGHDLLLVAVGPHVYTALQAAEALARDGVAATVINARFIKPLDEELLVEHLGRARAVITVEENVLAGGFGSAVLELCEQRGLSPVLRRIGVPDRFIGHGNVTKLQAQCGLSVDGIVTAYRQLVAAPGRRLAVAAPSA from the coding sequence ATGAAGTATCTCGACAAGATTGAGAGCCCCGCCGATCTGCGCCAGCTCCCGCTCGAAGCGCTGCCGGAGGTGGCGGAGGAGCTGCGGCAGTTCATCCTCGAGAAGATCAGCAGGATCGGCGGGCATCTCGGTGCCGCGCTCGGCACGATCGAGCTCTCCGTCGCGCTGCACTATGCCTTCGAGTCGCCGACGGACCGCATCGTCTGGGACGTCGGCCATCAGGCCCACGGCCATAAGGTGCTGACGGGCCGGCGCGACCGCTTCCATACCCTCAAGCAGGAGGGCGGTCTGAGCGGTTTCCTCAAGCGCAGCGAGAGCGAACACGACATCTTCGGCGCCGGACATGCGTCGACGTCGATCTCCGCGGCGCTCGGCATCCGTGAGGGGCTTCGGCTCAAGGATGGTCCAGGCAAGGTCGTGGCGCTGATCGGCGACGGCGGGCTCACCGGCGGGATGGCCTTCGAGGCGCTCAACCACGTCGGCGCGCTCAAGCGCGACATGATCGTCGTGCTCAACGACAACGGGATGTCGATCAGCCCCAACGTCGGCGCGATGTCGGAGTGGCTGAGCCGCAAGCTGGTCGGCCAGCCGATGACCCGCTGGCGCCGACGCGTCCGCCACGTGCTCGAGGCCTTCGACGACCACGGACAGGATGCGATTCGGGTGATCGAGCACCTGCTCGACGCGACCAAGGCCGCGGTCGTGGGCCCCGGCGCGCTCTTCGAGGGCCTCGGCTTCGAGTACGTCGGCCCCATCGATGGGCACGACGTCGTCGTGCTGGTCGAGACCTTCCGCAACGCCCGCGAGCTCGAGCGCCCGGTGCTGATTCACGCGATGACCTCGAAGGGCAAGGGGTGCCCGGGCGTCGAGGACGACATCGAGCGCAAGCACGCCGTCAGCCCCTTCGACCTCGAGAGCGGCAAGAGCCTCAACCCCTCGAAGGGCGGTGGCGCGCCACCCTACACCGACGTCTTTGGCGACACGCTCTGCGAGCTGGCGCGCTCCGATCCACGCATCGTGGCCATCACCGCCGCGATGGCACAGGGGACCGGCCTGGTGCCCTTCGCCGAGGAGTTCCCGAGTCGTTTCTACGACGTCGGCATCGCCGAGCAGCATGGGGTGACCTTCGCCGCCGGCCTCGCCGTCGAGGGCTTTCGCCCCGTGGCGGCGATCTACTCGACCTTCCTTCAGCGGGCGATCGACCAGGTGGAGCACGACGTCTGTCTGCAGCACCTGCCGGTCGTCTTCTGCCTCGACCGCGCCGGACTGGTCGGGCCGGACGGCGCGACCCACCACGGCGTCTTCGACATCAGCTACCTGCGGATGATTCCAGATCTCGCGCTGATGGCCCCGAAGAACGAGGACGAGCTCCGTCATCTGCTCTTGACCGCGATCAACAGCGGCAAGCCGGTGGCGATGCGCTACCCGCGCGGCAACGGGGTTGGCGTGCCGCTCGACGGTCCGCCCCGCGAGCTCCCCTGGGGCAAGGGTGAGGTCGTCCACGAGACGGGCCACGACCTGCTGCTGGTGGCGGTCGGTCCTCACGTCTACACCGCACTGCAGGCCGCCGAGGCGCTGGCGCGTGATGGCGTTGCTGCCACCGTCATCAACGCGCGCTTCATCAAGCCACTCGACGAGGAGCTGCTCGTCGAGCACCTCGGCCGCGCGCGGGCCGTCATCACCGTCGAGGAGAACGTGCTCGCTGGCGGCTTCGGCTCGGCCGTGCTCGAGCTCTGTGAGCAGCGCGGCCTCAGTCCCGTGCTGCGGCGCATCGGGGTTCCCGACCGCTTCATCGGACACGGCAACGTCACCAAGCTGCAGGCACAGTGCGGGCTCTCGGTGGACGGCATCGTCACGGCCTATCGCCAGCTCGTGGCAGCTCCTGGCCGTCGCCTGGCCGTCGCCGCCCCGAGCGCTTGA
- a CDS encoding polyprenyl synthetase family protein: MEFDLDAYLAELRSRINERLAELLPERPASEDPLRLRQAMRAAVLNGGKRLRPCLAIAACQAVGGNLADALSPACAVELVHCYSLVHDDLPAMDNDELRRGQPTCHKRFGETAAILAGDALLTLAFAVIAGEAALGRHGNERSQALLRASFELAQASGVEGMVGGQALDMAIQDQSGATGATEGSSFAILEQCHRDKTAALFTAAATIGGLAGGGSRDQVDALRQYGADLGLAFQHADDLRDADHPSFRSLALGRTEELIASAGGTARSFGPSAAPLVALARLVLDRAREAVVHEVSRQD, translated from the coding sequence ATGGAATTCGATCTCGACGCGTATCTGGCCGAGCTGCGGTCGCGCATCAACGAGCGCCTGGCGGAGCTGCTTCCCGAGCGTCCCGCGAGCGAGGATCCGCTGCGACTGCGCCAGGCCATGCGAGCGGCCGTGCTCAACGGAGGCAAGCGCCTGCGCCCTTGCCTCGCCATTGCGGCCTGCCAGGCCGTCGGCGGCAACCTCGCCGATGCGCTCTCTCCAGCCTGCGCGGTCGAGCTCGTACACTGCTACTCCTTGGTCCATGACGACCTGCCAGCCATGGATAACGACGAGCTGCGGCGCGGCCAGCCGACCTGCCACAAGCGCTTCGGCGAGACGGCGGCGATTCTGGCCGGCGACGCGCTGCTGACGCTGGCCTTCGCCGTGATCGCTGGCGAGGCAGCCCTCGGCCGCCACGGCAACGAGCGCAGCCAGGCGCTGCTGCGCGCCAGCTTCGAGCTCGCCCAGGCCTCCGGCGTCGAGGGCATGGTCGGCGGGCAGGCACTCGACATGGCGATCCAAGACCAGAGCGGAGCAACGGGTGCGACCGAGGGATCCAGCTTCGCCATACTCGAGCAGTGCCACCGCGACAAGACGGCGGCGCTTTTCACCGCTGCCGCGACGATCGGCGGTTTGGCGGGTGGTGGCAGCCGCGATCAGGTCGACGCCCTACGGCAGTACGGCGCCGACCTCGGCTTGGCTTTTCAACACGCCGACGATCTGCGCGACGCCGATCACCCCAGTTTTCGCTCGCTCGCTCTCGGACGAACCGAAGAGCTGATTGCCAGCGCCGGTGGCACGGCGCGGAGCTTTGGACCGAGCGCAGCACCGCTGGTGGCGCTGGCGCGGTTGGTGCTCGATCGCGCCCGGGAGGCAGTTGTCCATGAAGTATCTCGACAAGATTGA
- the xseB gene encoding exodeoxyribonuclease VII small subunit, with amino-acid sequence MIEPAVASKVGVPEPGFDAILTDLQALVEALESADMPLERSLEAFERGVALARRGQQILDAAERKVELLMRDGSTAPLEQSERG; translated from the coding sequence ATGATCGAGCCGGCAGTCGCGTCGAAGGTGGGCGTTCCCGAGCCCGGCTTCGACGCCATCTTGACCGACTTGCAAGCGCTGGTCGAGGCGCTCGAGAGCGCAGATATGCCGCTCGAGCGGTCGCTCGAGGCCTTCGAGCGAGGGGTCGCGCTGGCCCGCCGCGGGCAGCAGATTCTCGATGCGGCGGAGCGAAAGGTCGAGCTCCTGATGCGGGATGGATCGACGGCGCCCCTCGAGCAGAGCGAACGTGGGTAG
- a CDS encoding HAMP domain-containing histidine kinase yields the protein MGDLGASEARALGRGPWWRTLRGQLLLGLAVILPVAALSVGLITHWATRQQLAEGQVEHARMLGKALAALASTGLSGTAEDRASLQMVVSQLGGGAYPARFTVVDRALRPLGVAVGAWPPGQAGAELLRRAIATEQQLVMVGAPERGSVRVATPVYAPRLAAVAGAVHLELPLSVDVQRPPLLFWLLMAANSVVLLLFVGVVITRYVARPIEALQRAASRVAAGDLSGTLGEEGAYEIASLAASFNGMVGALREQLERLDQQRRSLIRSEKLASVGHLAAGVAHEVGNPLQAIIGFTDLLLADDLDAQQREEFLQRTQREAQRIHAIIGGLLDYARPVEDHAAAVPLAAAVEEAVALVVHQRRFRHVVVEQQGLAALPAVAASQQRVVQVLVNLLLNAGDAIERDGRVVITGDAPPGAPVALRVSNNGRPIVAAHRSRIFEPFFTTKDPGQGTGLGLSVAQSIAALLGGSLELDPEVAATTFVLRLPRWREP from the coding sequence ATGGGAGATCTTGGAGCGAGCGAAGCGCGTGCGCTGGGGCGGGGCCCTTGGTGGCGGACGCTTCGCGGTCAACTGCTGCTCGGTCTGGCGGTAATCCTGCCGGTCGCCGCCCTCTCCGTTGGACTGATCACCCACTGGGCGACGCGGCAGCAGCTCGCCGAGGGGCAGGTCGAGCATGCACGGATGCTCGGCAAGGCGCTCGCCGCCCTGGCGTCGACCGGCCTGAGCGGCACGGCGGAGGACCGTGCCAGCCTCCAGATGGTGGTGTCGCAGCTCGGTGGCGGGGCCTACCCGGCGCGCTTCACTGTCGTCGATCGGGCGCTGCGCCCCCTCGGCGTCGCGGTCGGGGCCTGGCCGCCGGGGCAGGCCGGTGCCGAGCTCCTGCGGCGCGCGATCGCCACCGAGCAACAGCTCGTGATGGTTGGAGCGCCGGAGCGCGGCAGCGTGCGCGTCGCGACCCCCGTCTATGCGCCGCGCTTGGCCGCCGTGGCCGGCGCCGTTCACCTCGAGCTGCCGCTCAGCGTCGATGTTCAGCGACCGCCGCTGCTCTTCTGGCTGTTGATGGCCGCCAACAGCGTCGTGCTGCTGCTCTTTGTCGGTGTGGTCATCACGCGCTACGTCGCACGGCCGATCGAGGCGCTGCAACGTGCGGCCTCGCGCGTGGCGGCCGGCGACCTCAGCGGCACCTTGGGCGAGGAGGGTGCCTACGAGATCGCCTCGCTGGCGGCCTCCTTCAATGGGATGGTGGGCGCGCTGCGCGAGCAGCTGGAGCGGCTCGATCAACAGCGCCGATCGCTGATCCGCTCCGAGAAGCTCGCCTCGGTCGGCCACCTTGCGGCCGGCGTCGCGCATGAGGTGGGCAACCCGCTGCAGGCGATCATCGGCTTCACTGATCTGCTGCTCGCTGATGACCTCGACGCGCAGCAGCGCGAGGAGTTCTTGCAGCGCACCCAGCGCGAAGCGCAACGCATCCACGCGATCATCGGCGGGCTGCTCGACTACGCTCGTCCGGTCGAGGACCACGCCGCGGCGGTGCCCCTGGCGGCTGCGGTCGAGGAGGCGGTGGCCTTGGTGGTGCACCAGCGGCGCTTTCGCCACGTCGTCGTCGAGCAGCAGGGGCTGGCGGCTTTGCCGGCGGTGGCGGCCAGCCAGCAGCGCGTCGTGCAGGTACTGGTCAACCTGCTGCTCAACGCTGGTGATGCGATCGAGCGCGACGGGCGCGTCGTGATCACCGGCGATGCGCCCCCCGGCGCGCCGGTGGCGCTGCGCGTGAGCAACAATGGCCGGCCGATCGTTGCCGCGCACCGATCGCGCATCTTCGAGCCCTTCTTTACGACGAAGGATCCGGGTCAGGGGACGGGGCTCGGCCTCTCGGTGGCGCAATCGATCGCGGCGTTGCTCGGCGGCAGCCTGGAGCTCGATCCGGAGGTGGCGGCGACGACCTTCGTGCTTCGCCTGC